In Prunus dulcis chromosome 1, ALMONDv2, whole genome shotgun sequence, the following are encoded in one genomic region:
- the LOC117613162 gene encoding fasciclin-like arabinogalactan protein 14: MENKASTILCLALLFIVFSSSASAFDITKLLEKQSEFSNFNTYLKETKLGEQINSSSTITVLAVGNGAISSLAGKSQDVVKKILSAHVILDYYDEQKLTKLAKSSKVTTLTTMFQSSGQAQNQQGFINTGIINEGELAFGSAAKGSKLNAKLVKSVVSQPFNISVLQVSELIDIPDIAASSPAGSPKSSPSPSKAPSSSSDDEAPSASPKSSKSKAPTSSDETTSSSPPVPDEAGSSTAPAPAPAPSAASRVEMAVGAGVMIGLASLLVA, from the coding sequence atGGAGAACAAAGCCTCTACCATCCTCTGCCTTGCCCTCCTCTTCATTGTCTTCTCCTCTTCGGCCTCGGCCTTCGACATCACAAAGCTGCTGGAGAAGCAGTCGGAGTTCAGCAACTTCAACACCTACCTCAAGGAGACCAAACTTGGCGAGCAGATTAACAGCAGCAGCACCATCACCGTCTTGGCCGTCGGCAACGGCGCCATCTCCAGCCTCGCTGGCAAATCCCAAGACGTGGTCAAGAAGATCCTGAGCGCCCACGTGATCCTGGACTATTATGATGAGCAGAAGCTGACCAAGCTGGCCAAGTCAAGCAAAGTCACCACCCTCACCACCATGTTCCAGTCCTCCGGCCAAGCTCAGAACCAGCAGGGCTTTATCAACACCGGCATTATCAACGAAGGCGAGCTCGCTTTCGGGTCCGCCGCCAAAGGCAGCAAGCTCAACGCCAAGCTTGTTAAATCCGTTGTTTCTCAGCCGTTCAATATTTCTGTTCTTCAAGTCTCTGAGCTGATTGACATCCCTGACATTGCTGCCTCAAGCCCTGCTGGCTCTCCCAAGTCATCTCCTTCCCCATCCAAGGCTCCTTCTTCATCGTCCGATGACGAGGCCCCAAGCGCCTCGCCCAAGTCGTCCAAGTCCAAGGCACCTACATCGTCCGATGAGACGACATCGTCGTCACCACCAGTGCCTGACGAGGCAGGATCAAGCACTGCCCCTGCCCCTGCCCCTGCCCCATCTGCTGCTTCTCGCGTTGAGATGGCCGTTGGTGCCGGTGTGATGATCGGCTTGGCCTCACTTTTGGTTgcttaa
- the LOC117614756 gene encoding fasciclin-like arabinogalactan protein 14: MEHRASSLLFFFFLAVFLAFFSSPSSVSAFNITKLLEKQSDFSNFNNLLSQTKLADEINRRSTITILAVDNGGVGGLSGESSGMAKNILSVHVVLDYYDQDKLKKIFKSNKSATLTTLFQSTGQARREQGFIKVSVNNGQISFESAAKGGNGNSVNFVKSVVSQPYNISVLQVGSIINVPDMESSSSGPASSPKSAKAPSPSKSKKDDSDDEAPSSSDEAPAPSKHKGKGKGNDKSSPPVSADSPSDSTAPTPSAPAPSAASRTREIMAVGAGVVIMGLVSLLAA, translated from the coding sequence ATGGAACATAGAGCCTCttccctcctcttcttcttcttccttgccGTGTTCCTTGCATTCTTCTCGTCACCCTCCTCTGTCTCTGCCTTCAACATCACCAAGCTCCTCGAGAAGCAATCCGACTtctccaacttcaacaacCTCCTCTCCCAAACTAAGCTCGCCGACGAGATCAACAGACGCAGCACCATCACCATCCTCGCAGTGGACAATGGCGGTGTGGGAGGGCTCTCGGGGGAGTCTTCCGGTATGGCCAAGAATATCCTGAGCGTCCACGTGGTGTTGGACTACTACGATCAGGACAAGCTCAAGAAGATCTTCAAATCAAACAAGTCCGCCACTCTCACAACTTTGTTCCAGTCGACAGGTCAGGCAAGGCGGGAGCAAGGCTTCATCAAGGTTTCGGTGAACAACGGACAAATTTCATTCGAGTCTGCAGCCAAGGGCGGGAATGGCAACAGTGTAAACTTTGTTAAGTCGGTTGTTTCCCAGCCCTACAACATTTCAGTGCTTCAGGTGGGGTCCATTATTAATGTTCCTGACATGGAGTCGTCCTCCTCGGGCCCTGCCAGCTCACCCAAGTCTGCCAAGGCCCCAAGCCCCTCGAAGTCCAAGAAGGACGACTCTGATGACGAAGCTCCAAGCTCGTCAGACGAGGCTCCAGCTCCGTCAAAGCACAAAGGTAAGGGCAAAGGAAATGACAAATCCTCGCCACCAGTATCTGCTGACTCACCTTCAGATAGTACAGCGCCCACGCCTTCGGCACCTGCGCCCTCTGCAGCTTCGCGTACTCGTGAGATCATGGCCGTTGGTGCCGGGGTGGTGATCATGGGGCTGGTTTCGCTTTTGGCCGCTTAA